Within Odontesthes bonariensis isolate fOdoBon6 chromosome 16, fOdoBon6.hap1, whole genome shotgun sequence, the genomic segment TTCctaatgtagaaaaaaaagcagcatgTAGACGTAAAAGACACTAAAACAAGCAGTTATTTTATGATATAGAAAAGAAGTTATGTGTACTTAATTCTGTTGCCTTCCTGCTCCATAACAAGCACAGACttctcaacttaaaaaaaaaataataataataataatgcaagCTATACTTGAGCTTTATGCTAACACCTCAGCGGGTTGTGTCCTTAATGAAAGGGAGAAGCTCCCAGGATCACGTTAGTGAGTGATGAATTTCATCTTCTCTTGTTATGTGGAACCAGTCTTGGACAGGAAACGGACAGACTCCTGAGCCTGTTTCCACCATCTCTTCATAAAGTTGCAGCACAAAGCTTGCTGCTCCGGTCACTCGGGCCCAGCGTGTGCTTGAAGTGTTAGCATGCAGCATCAGAGCTAACGGCTCACACACTACATGCAATCTCTCACAATTCCAGCTGAACGCGTAACAGGACATTGAAATGGAGACCCTggtctttatatatataaaaaaagaaagaaaatactaaATTGTTTGCGTAGATCACTTTCTGGAAGCGCAGCAGTGTCTTCCATCACTGCTTGTTGCTGCAGTCAGAGCAGAGGATGTCTCCGTCCTTGGCCACAAAACGCTTGTTGGACAGACTGAGGGAGCATCTCTTACAGTTGAAGCAGTATTCATGCCAGGAGCTGCCCTCGTAGTTCACAACGTTCACGCCTTTACCAAAACCTGGAGGGACAGAAGAGCATTGTTTTACACTGAGCCGATCGGTGCTTTTGGTCTGCCTGAGTGTGCCATCTGCTGGTCTGAGTACAGCTGTGGATGTGCAATGGTTCAAACTTCAGACTTTACGACATACTACTCAATTTAGCGTTCTGTAAATACGTAGACAGGACAGGTCTTCCTCCTCCCTGACCTGTACAAACCCCTCAGTCAGAGGAGCCTTTGAGTTTTTACATGCTCGAGAGCTGGAATGTAGTGATGCAATCTTTGTTTTCAACACTAGATGCCTCCAAATCCTACTCACTTGACTTTTCGCTTGGCACAGTATTTGCCAGTTTTATTGTGTCGATTTTAAAGTCACAACTTGCACTAAAAAAAGAAGGGCGTGACCatttagcttcttggtggtaaAATGTCCATTTCTGACTTCATGAAATAGCAAAGAGCATTCAAATTAATTCGAGCCTGTGAGGCAGGGATGTCTCATTTGGGGAGGAGCTACAGATAAGGCTCTGTACAGATGAAACAAAGCTGATATTGTGTTTAATAAAGGTGCTGGGAAGCAGTTTTTACTCATGTAGGACTCTCCCTGAGCCACACTAACCCATCGGGGTCAGTCTTCTCACCTGGTGAGCCCCTTTCCTAAAATATTatatgttggaacatgtttgtaACTCTTGAGTAACATAACAGGTTTAGAATTAAAATTCTACTGTAAGGTTTTTAATAGTCATGACAGAGAGATGAGGCAACCTGTGATGGGATTCTGGCAGCCGCTGCACTTCTTCGCCACAGAGCTCTTGTAGCAGTCGACACAGAAGACCTGGTCCTGGTGGTTGGTGAAACTGGACCCCGCCAGAGGCTTGGAGCAGGAGCTGCACACGAAACAGTGGGCGTGCCACGGCTGCTCCTGGTAGTTCACTCCTCCGGAGGTTATCGGCTGGGGACGCAAGTGTTGCCATCAAAATTGAATccaaaaactacattttgttttattggaaTGTTGGCATCAGTAGGAAAAATATGACTGTCTGAGCAAGGAATCCGATCCTAACTGGATCAGATTCCGCTCGTCAGCTGGTGGGTTGGTTTCCTAGTTGAAAGCGGTTACCTTTTTGCAGCTGACGCAGTGTTTGGCAAACTTCTTATCATAGCAGGGACTGCAGTAAACGTCACTGCCTTTAGAGAGGAAACTCTGCGACCCTATTGGCCGTTTACAGCTGCAACAAGTGAAGCATTCGTCGTGCCAAGAGTTCCCTTTGTACTCCACAGTCTCTGTGCCTGAAGGAGACAAGAAATGGAAGGTAAATGGATCATGCTGCTGCTGATAATTAGTCTACAGATGACTGTTCTTCAGTCACTGATCCCCGCTCCCATTCTTGGATGCTGTAATGCATTTATGagttaaatttatttgtaaatgtaaatgtaaatgtattttatttatacagccctttacatacaatccttacgatgtaccaaagtgctttacagcaggtgataaataaagggaagaataagtaaaaacaaataaaaacaataaaagaacagtgaaagcaataaaatacaacaaatcgaataagataaaataagacaaaagtgccatcatactaCTTGGTATTAAAAgtcatcctaaataagtaggtttttagcctggatctgaagaggcccaagtcagaaataagacgcagctggacgggggggcttattccagagcctgggggcagctttgggaaaaggctcggtcaccccagggtttgtattctgagctgggcacttccagcagaaactgatctgttgacctcagagctctaccaggattgttaaaagctcagataaatatgatggggcgaggccgttaagagctttaaaaacaaatattaaaagtttaaaatcagttctataaaaggacaggaagccaatggagggagttaggaacaggagtgatgtgcacacgtctgttggtgttggttaaaagacgggcagcagcgttctgcaccagctgaaggcggctgagagaagaccgggagacgcccacataaagggcattgcaatagtctaaccttgaacttattagggcatggatggctttctcaaagtcatgacgacttaaaaacattttaactttggccaggagacgcaaatGGAAATTGTTTTGTATGTCTCACTCTTTTAATCATCACCCGAGCAATGTGACCACAGGGCT encodes:
- the LOC142401851 gene encoding four and a half LIM domains protein 1-like: MAESSNCFYCREDLGGKRFVRNEGKPVCVRCHTKFCANSCAECHRPISVETKELSHKGRYWHEECFRCAKCYKPLAKEPFSTKDDRIMCGKCCSREDAPRCHGCYKPIPAGTETVEYKGNSWHDECFTCCSCKRPIGSQSFLSKGSDVYCSPCYDKKFAKHCVSCKKPITSGGVNYQEQPWHAHCFVCSSCSKPLAGSSFTNHQDQVFCVDCYKSSVAKKCSGCQNPITGFGKGVNVVNYEGSSWHEYCFNCKRCSLSLSNKRFVAKDGDILCSDCSNKQ